From one Paenibacillus terrae HPL-003 genomic stretch:
- a CDS encoding DMT family transporter, translated as MSRSLYAALLLLSLIWGGSFLFIKVLLLHHVGPWTIVFLRSSFGLIFIVLLMLLMRKPFQVRSIPWKSVILVALVNMVLPWALISFSETRIASSMASVLNATTPIWTMLVGLVFFGAIFYRMQWFGMGLAFVGIVILLGINPVSIISVDPVGFGCMLLATLCYGFGTQLSKRFLSNLSMYQATFATLLGATAGGGLMTAIVDRPDLSVVFIPGVLGSLIGLGVLGSGVAYILFNYMILRGSPEFASSVTYFVPVSAIVWGFLLLNEHIGWNVLTGLLLILGGVFMANQRRIVKLAG; from the coding sequence TTGTCACGCTCGTTATATGCTGCGCTATTGCTGCTAAGCCTCATTTGGGGCGGATCGTTTTTGTTTATCAAGGTGTTATTGCTCCATCACGTAGGGCCTTGGACTATTGTATTTCTTCGTTCCAGCTTTGGCCTCATTTTTATCGTTTTGTTGATGTTGCTCATGCGCAAGCCATTTCAAGTCAGAAGCATTCCATGGAAATCTGTTATTCTCGTAGCTCTGGTGAACATGGTTTTGCCATGGGCCTTGATTAGTTTTAGCGAGACCAGAATTGCTAGCAGCATGGCTTCCGTTTTGAATGCCACCACGCCAATCTGGACCATGTTGGTCGGACTTGTCTTTTTCGGAGCCATCTTTTATCGAATGCAGTGGTTTGGAATGGGCCTGGCTTTTGTAGGAATCGTTATTTTACTGGGTATTAATCCTGTATCCATTATTTCTGTCGACCCCGTCGGCTTTGGATGTATGCTGCTTGCGACGCTCTGCTATGGCTTCGGAACGCAGTTGTCCAAGCGGTTTTTATCCAATCTGTCGATGTATCAGGCAACCTTTGCGACACTATTGGGTGCGACGGCAGGGGGTGGCCTGATGACAGCAATTGTAGATCGACCTGATTTGTCGGTCGTCTTCATCCCTGGTGTATTGGGTTCCCTTATAGGACTGGGAGTTTTGGGATCGGGAGTAGCTTATATTTTGTTCAATTATATGATTTTGCGGGGAAGTCCGGAATTTGCCTCCTCGGTGACTTATTTTGTACCGGTGAGCGCTATTGTATGGGGCTTTTTGCTTCTGAATGAACACATCGGCTGGAACGTTCTGACTGGGCTGCTCCTTATACTCGGAGGGGTATTTATGGCCAACCAACGCAGAATAGTCAAATTAGCCGGGTAA
- a CDS encoding spore germination protein, with translation MSSKKKVFFLTGHNPASFEMNKNISFIEQALFYTDDLKKQTISVDGKDGILLYIDSLVDQEIIQTHILATLYKKTDSGSQQMFTTLNSQKDTDLRNAADSLIEGYSILMVDGAEEFYILSSEKTYARSTDEPENEGIIRGPHNGFIEQLSVNLNLIRKQIISTSLIVRYFYVGSKTRTKVAIMYMQDLANPELVEEVEKRIKAISSDMVLPPGFIQEFTEDNPFSLFPQQLSTERPDRVAANLMEGRVTILAEGSPTALIAPVSFFAFYQSPDDYNGRWIISSFLRMIRMMSFLIAFTLPAIYIATISFHSAILPLELAHTIKKSLGNVPFPAIVEAMLLEVIFEVLREAGIRLPSRVGQTIGIVGGLVIGDAIVRAGLVSYTMIIVVSLTAISSFLVPSHEMSSAVRILRFPMMIAAALFGYIGIAFGMLILLIHLCKLETFGSPYFAPLAPFRLGDMKDVFFRFPIWTLQQRPHDSRPQKMKQQNFSRSWKRRE, from the coding sequence ATCTCATCCAAAAAGAAGGTGTTTTTCTTGACTGGACATAACCCAGCTTCCTTTGAAATGAACAAGAATATTTCCTTTATCGAGCAAGCTCTTTTTTATACGGATGATTTAAAAAAACAGACTATTTCCGTTGACGGGAAAGATGGCATTCTTCTCTATATAGACTCACTCGTGGATCAGGAGATCATTCAGACGCATATTCTGGCCACATTGTATAAGAAAACCGATTCTGGCTCTCAACAAATGTTTACCACCCTGAACAGCCAAAAGGACACCGACCTCCGAAATGCCGCTGATTCGCTTATTGAGGGATACTCCATTTTAATGGTGGATGGCGCAGAAGAATTTTATATCCTTTCCTCCGAAAAAACATACGCCCGTAGTACGGATGAGCCGGAGAACGAGGGAATTATCCGCGGGCCGCACAATGGATTTATTGAACAACTGTCCGTCAATCTGAATCTTATTCGCAAACAAATCATCAGCACATCGCTGATTGTGCGCTACTTTTATGTCGGATCTAAAACCCGGACCAAAGTCGCTATCATGTATATGCAAGACTTGGCCAATCCTGAGCTAGTGGAGGAAGTGGAAAAAAGAATAAAGGCCATCTCCTCCGATATGGTACTGCCTCCTGGTTTTATTCAGGAATTCACGGAGGACAATCCCTTTTCCCTGTTCCCTCAGCAGCTCAGCACAGAACGTCCGGATCGGGTAGCCGCTAATTTAATGGAAGGACGAGTAACTATTTTGGCCGAAGGCAGCCCTACTGCTTTAATCGCTCCCGTCTCGTTTTTTGCATTTTATCAAAGCCCTGATGATTATAACGGCCGCTGGATTATTAGTTCCTTTCTGAGAATGATCCGAATGATGAGCTTTCTGATCGCTTTTACGCTGCCCGCCATTTATATTGCAACGATTTCCTTTCACTCAGCCATTCTACCGCTGGAGCTGGCACATACGATCAAAAAATCGTTGGGGAATGTTCCATTTCCCGCCATTGTGGAGGCGATGTTGCTTGAAGTGATCTTTGAGGTGCTACGGGAAGCCGGGATTCGTCTGCCCAGCCGAGTGGGCCAAACAATAGGCATCGTTGGCGGTCTGGTTATCGGGGATGCTATCGTTCGGGCAGGTCTCGTGTCATACACGATGATTATTGTCGTTTCGTTAACAGCTATCTCTTCTTTTTTGGTACCTTCCCATGAAATGAGCTCAGCTGTCCGCATTCTTCGTTTTCCAATGATGATTGCTGCAGCCTTGTTCGGATATATTGGTATTGCCTTCGGGATGCTTATTCTCCTTATTCACCTTTGTAAGCTGGAAACATTTGGTTCGCCTTATTTTGCTCCTCTGGCACCTTTCCGGCTTGGTGATATGAAGGATGTTTTTTTTCGCTTTCCCATTTGGACACTCCAACAGCGGCCGCATGATTCCCGACCCCAAAAAATGAAGCAGCAGAACTTCTCTAGGAGCTGGAAACGTCGTGAATAA
- a CDS encoding MerR family transcriptional regulator: MKIKELAAQLHISARTIRFYEEKGMIAPVKHPDNGYRYFTEREAVRLRMIMALREFGMSVEEVKSVLDRLDQGRRDEALHELELQRSVMFTTWMDHKRRLEAADQMIERLRRDSELEWEEMFQLAGGLKRQRELREDWFDGWDFDSRAAVHDIRVSLEEGENGRHPAYRRALRLIVQRVAANAGEYGLDAGTGTGNLAGLFAEEGIRMAGVDQSNEMLKRCRSKFPQVETRLGNLMSIPYMDGTFDFVVSSYALHHLTDEQKILALSEMRRTLKPHGRICVVDLMVDAAEIPEAGESVSTPDNEESELPVYCAERSHMLDWFDRHGYFAASWHITGQLHMIYAVPVRS, translated from the coding sequence ATGAAAATTAAAGAGCTGGCGGCTCAATTACATATATCTGCACGCACGATACGATTCTATGAGGAAAAAGGGATGATTGCTCCTGTTAAGCACCCGGATAATGGATATCGTTATTTTACAGAGCGTGAAGCCGTTCGCCTGAGGATGATTATGGCGCTACGTGAATTTGGTATGTCGGTGGAGGAAGTCAAATCTGTACTGGACCGATTGGATCAAGGGAGAAGGGATGAGGCACTTCATGAGCTGGAGCTGCAACGTTCTGTGATGTTCACGACGTGGATGGATCACAAGCGCAGGCTGGAGGCAGCCGACCAAATGATCGAACGTTTGAGACGTGACAGCGAGCTGGAGTGGGAAGAGATGTTTCAGTTGGCCGGAGGATTGAAGCGTCAGCGGGAGCTGCGTGAAGACTGGTTTGACGGTTGGGATTTTGACAGCCGCGCAGCTGTACATGATATCAGGGTGAGTCTGGAAGAGGGAGAGAATGGCAGGCATCCCGCGTACAGGCGTGCTTTGCGTCTTATCGTACAGCGTGTGGCTGCCAATGCAGGTGAGTATGGTCTGGACGCAGGTACAGGGACGGGGAATCTGGCAGGGTTGTTCGCTGAAGAGGGCATTCGTATGGCAGGCGTGGATCAATCGAATGAAATGCTCAAGCGCTGCCGGAGTAAATTCCCACAGGTGGAGACGAGGCTGGGAAATCTGATGTCGATTCCTTATATGGACGGGACCTTTGACTTTGTAGTCAGCAGTTATGCCCTGCACCATCTGACAGATGAACAAAAAATACTCGCTCTGTCAGAAATGCGACGCACGCTTAAACCACACGGACGCATTTGCGTCGTGGATCTGATGGTTGATGCAGCAGAGATACCGGAAGCGGGGGAAAGCGTGTCTACACCGGATAACGAGGAATCCGAGTTACCTGTATATTGTGCAGAACGCTCCCACATGCTGGACTGGTTCGATAGACATGGGTATTTTGCGGCTTCGTGGCACATTACAGGGCAACTGCATATGATCTATGCAGTTCCTGTACGAAGCTAA
- a CDS encoding amidohydrolase, with protein sequence MRIHIKNAMIVTMNTGDEPYEGDILIEEDRIAKMGVELREEADECINAHGMVAMPGLINTHQHSPMSLLRAFSDDLKLMDWLERKMLPAEDRMTPEDMYWGAKLAIAEMIKSGTTTFADMYVHMDQIAEAVSETGIRASLTRGLIGLEDDGGQRLAEGLKLIRRWSGQAEGRITTMMGPHAPYTCPPEFMKEVMGLAKDTGVPVHIHLAETVEETVKIKARYNCTPTQYLYELGLFEHHHVLLAHAVHLNREDVALLKGMKGGIAHNPVSNLKLGCGITPVLDMLGQGTIVGLGTDGAGSATTLDLFEEIKAAAWLQKLSTGNPAAFTAAQALQMATVNGAKLLNLEHETGTLEVGKKADIILLDMQKPHLQPIHQIESLLAYSINGADVDTTIVNGRVLMRGRHLLTIDEKEVLAQATVRGNRIVQGL encoded by the coding sequence ATGCGAATTCATATTAAAAACGCGATGATCGTGACCATGAATACCGGGGATGAACCTTATGAGGGGGATATTCTCATTGAAGAGGATCGGATTGCTAAAATGGGAGTTGAGCTGAGGGAAGAGGCGGATGAATGTATCAACGCGCATGGCATGGTTGCAATGCCGGGGTTGATCAATACCCATCAGCATTCTCCGATGAGTTTGCTGCGGGCTTTTTCGGATGATCTCAAGCTCATGGACTGGCTGGAGCGCAAAATGCTTCCCGCTGAGGATCGTATGACCCCGGAGGATATGTATTGGGGCGCCAAGCTTGCTATTGCAGAGATGATCAAATCAGGAACAACGACTTTTGCCGATATGTATGTGCATATGGATCAAATTGCAGAAGCCGTCAGCGAGACGGGCATACGGGCTTCGCTGACCAGAGGGCTGATCGGATTGGAGGATGATGGGGGGCAAAGGCTGGCAGAGGGATTGAAGCTCATTCGCCGTTGGTCAGGTCAGGCAGAAGGTCGGATTACGACGATGATGGGTCCTCATGCGCCTTATACATGCCCTCCGGAATTCATGAAGGAAGTTATGGGGCTGGCGAAGGACACGGGGGTACCTGTTCATATTCATCTGGCAGAGACGGTAGAGGAAACAGTTAAAATCAAAGCTCGTTACAACTGTACCCCTACGCAATATTTATATGAACTGGGGCTGTTTGAACATCATCATGTGCTGCTTGCACACGCTGTTCACCTAAACCGTGAGGATGTTGCGTTGTTGAAAGGAATGAAGGGCGGAATAGCTCATAATCCGGTCAGTAATCTCAAGCTCGGCTGCGGAATTACCCCGGTACTCGATATGCTTGGACAAGGGACCATTGTAGGGCTTGGCACAGATGGAGCGGGAAGCGCAACGACGTTGGATCTGTTTGAAGAAATCAAGGCAGCGGCATGGCTGCAAAAGCTAAGCACTGGCAATCCAGCTGCTTTTACTGCTGCACAGGCCCTGCAAATGGCTACAGTCAATGGAGCCAAGCTGCTAAACCTTGAGCATGAAACCGGCACGCTTGAGGTGGGGAAAAAGGCGGATATCATTCTGCTAGATATGCAAAAGCCGCATTTACAGCCAATACACCAGATAGAGTCACTGCTTGCTTACAGTATAAACGGCGCGGATGTCGATACGACCATTGTGAATGGACGTGTGCTAATGCGAGGAAGACATCTGTTAACGATAGACGAGAAAGAGGTGCTTGCACAAGCAACGGTACGCGGAAACCGCATCGTACAAGGATTGTAA
- a CDS encoding YitT family protein, translated as MRKTYESIVNNGALRQIAVMLLGTCILAFTYYHINAQNHLSEGGFAGLALLGHYAFGVSPAWSMLLLDIPVILLAWVLKGRRFMLLALIGAVAFSLFYAGFEKYSTLVIDLHGNLLVAALLCGVLTGLGAGIVLRFGGATGGDDILSLLISEWRGWKIGNVFIVSDIIVLGLSLLYLPVKETMFTILAVWLAGKIITWTTTFQLHRPVKKVLPAAIPAQKVVAKTVPVVHSLRQ; from the coding sequence ATGAGGAAAACTTACGAATCTATCGTGAACAATGGAGCATTAAGGCAGATTGCTGTCATGCTGCTCGGAACATGCATTTTAGCTTTTACGTATTATCACATCAATGCTCAAAATCATTTGTCAGAAGGCGGATTTGCAGGCTTGGCCCTGCTGGGACATTACGCATTTGGCGTGTCTCCGGCTTGGAGTATGCTACTGCTTGATATTCCTGTCATATTGCTGGCCTGGGTACTGAAGGGCAGAAGATTCATGCTACTGGCATTGATCGGGGCGGTCGCCTTTTCCCTGTTTTATGCAGGATTTGAAAAGTATTCGACGCTGGTTATAGATCTGCACGGCAACTTGCTGGTAGCGGCTCTGCTTTGTGGAGTACTTACAGGCTTGGGTGCCGGAATCGTACTGCGATTCGGTGGAGCGACCGGGGGCGATGATATTTTGTCCCTGCTGATCAGCGAGTGGCGCGGATGGAAAATCGGTAACGTGTTTATCGTCAGTGACATCATTGTATTGGGATTATCGCTGTTGTATCTGCCTGTGAAGGAAACAATGTTTACCATACTGGCTGTGTGGCTCGCCGGAAAAATAATTACATGGACGACAACGTTCCAACTACACCGACCTGTGAAAAAGGTGCTGCCTGCGGCTATTCCAGCCCAAAAGGTAGTTGCCAAAACAGTGCCGGTCGTCCACAGCCTTCGTCAATAA
- a CDS encoding GerAB/ArcD/ProY family transporter, producing the protein MNKESTITQGQLFFLIIKFEIGVDILSLPYQMHLSSKGGGWISVIIGGILIQLIILICWLLLRRFPSSSIYQILTRITGSWMGKILTVAYIMYYLFMGTSVLVGAYDVINRWMLQKTPRWAILALILFSSIYLVRENLRTIARVLVLISFLILPMMLLISYGIKQSNPLYLLPLTEAGWLHIIGGSRETLMAMFGFEFILVVFPMVKGKSKGKLKSLLLANGVVVLLYGFTILTCTSVFSPQQLDLMPEPVIYLLRSIPLGTMDRVDFIFLPIWLISIFGSISGYYYAASYGLGYLFKQENHKQAVPFVVFVSCIIACIPQKREDFELVGTIANNSAYFFLIALPLLLLILSHIFNKKEEPGT; encoded by the coding sequence GTGAATAAAGAAAGCACAATCACACAGGGCCAATTGTTTTTTTTGATTATCAAGTTTGAGATTGGCGTGGATATTCTATCACTTCCTTATCAAATGCATCTGTCATCCAAGGGAGGGGGCTGGATATCCGTCATTATTGGAGGCATTCTGATCCAGCTTATCATTTTAATATGCTGGCTCCTGTTAAGGCGCTTTCCCTCCTCCTCCATTTACCAAATCCTCACTCGGATTACTGGCTCCTGGATGGGTAAAATTTTGACGGTGGCTTACATTATGTATTACTTGTTTATGGGAACTTCGGTTCTTGTGGGCGCCTATGACGTCATTAATCGCTGGATGCTGCAAAAAACCCCACGTTGGGCTATATTGGCTCTGATTCTATTCAGCAGCATCTATCTGGTTCGCGAAAATTTGAGGACAATTGCCCGAGTGCTTGTTTTAATCTCATTTCTGATCTTGCCAATGATGCTGCTAATCAGCTATGGCATAAAGCAGTCCAACCCGCTCTACCTGCTACCTCTGACTGAGGCGGGATGGCTGCATATTATTGGTGGTTCAAGAGAAACACTCATGGCGATGTTCGGCTTTGAATTCATCCTCGTAGTCTTTCCCATGGTCAAGGGCAAAAGTAAGGGGAAGCTCAAGTCGCTCCTGCTAGCTAACGGGGTCGTGGTTCTGTTGTATGGTTTTACCATATTAACCTGTACAAGTGTATTTAGCCCCCAGCAGCTTGATTTGATGCCGGAGCCTGTCATTTACCTGCTCAGATCTATTCCGCTGGGAACAATGGACCGGGTTGATTTTATTTTCCTGCCCATCTGGTTAATTTCAATCTTTGGCTCCATAAGCGGTTATTATTATGCAGCGTCCTATGGACTAGGCTATTTGTTCAAGCAGGAAAACCACAAACAAGCCGTTCCTTTCGTAGTGTTCGTCTCATGCATTATTGCCTGTATCCCTCAAAAAAGAGAGGATTTTGAACTCGTCGGTACAATTGCCAACAATTCGGCTTATTTTTTCCTGATTGCACTACCTCTGCTGTTGCTGATTCTATCGCATATATTCAACAAAAAGGAGGAGCCCGGAACATGA
- a CDS encoding Ger(x)C family spore germination protein, which produces MKKKRRALGMLALLIFMTGCWDQDNLKDARLVNASAYDLTPEGMLQQTLEIVDDSGNNQGKSTNEIHSGTGISVRQSTDKIRAKVTGDIRFFKYGVTLYGTSLAQKDLYPYLDVLYREPDHPTSHVKVAIVEGSAGELMNKKSVGSLLVGEFITKKIRSLEEMCVFPEVTLETLLPPMLDPGQDFVLPYLSKDGEDIVARGIALFHGQRFTGTLNDEQGVLYVLMTGKWKDTARFVKRVHSGPASDLQNFITYQAHIRNIKRQLIVKVGRDGQIDVYLNLKLPVDVVEYARNHLQDKDNVMRLNRQLSEIMTQDAEEIIRTLQKSGCDAFGIGRQLIAHHPTLWKSLEWNKEYPNVRFHPQIAVNIVGNGILN; this is translated from the coding sequence ATGAAAAAAAAGAGGAGAGCACTTGGTATGCTGGCTCTACTCATTTTTATGACTGGCTGCTGGGACCAGGACAACTTGAAGGATGCCCGGCTGGTAAATGCTTCGGCCTACGATCTTACTCCAGAAGGCATGTTGCAGCAAACACTCGAAATTGTAGACGACTCTGGAAATAACCAAGGGAAAAGCACCAATGAAATTCATTCAGGCACCGGAATTTCCGTCCGGCAAAGTACAGATAAAATCCGAGCCAAAGTAACAGGAGATATCCGTTTCTTTAAATACGGGGTTACTTTGTATGGCACAAGCTTGGCCCAAAAAGATTTGTATCCATATCTGGATGTCCTGTATCGGGAGCCGGATCATCCAACCTCACATGTAAAGGTAGCTATAGTAGAAGGATCAGCTGGAGAATTAATGAACAAGAAAAGTGTAGGCAGCCTCTTAGTCGGCGAATTTATAACGAAAAAGATCCGAAGCCTAGAGGAAATGTGCGTATTTCCCGAAGTGACGCTAGAAACACTGCTTCCCCCTATGCTTGATCCAGGACAGGACTTTGTTCTCCCCTATCTTTCCAAAGATGGAGAAGACATTGTAGCACGAGGGATTGCCTTGTTTCACGGACAAAGATTTACAGGAACCCTTAACGACGAGCAAGGGGTCCTTTATGTCCTGATGACCGGCAAATGGAAGGACACAGCACGCTTTGTAAAAAGGGTTCACTCGGGACCTGCCAGTGATTTGCAAAACTTTATTACCTATCAGGCCCATATTCGGAACATCAAACGCCAGCTTATAGTGAAAGTTGGACGCGATGGTCAAATTGATGTATATCTCAACCTGAAGCTCCCTGTCGATGTTGTTGAATACGCGCGAAATCATCTTCAGGATAAGGATAATGTCATGCGCCTGAACCGTCAGCTTTCCGAAATCATGACCCAGGATGCGGAGGAAATTATCCGTACGCTCCAAAAAAGCGGTTGTGATGCTTTTGGCATCGGCAGACAATTGATTGCCCATCACCCGACCTTGTGGAAAAGCCTGGAATGGAATAAAGAGTACCCTAATGTTCGTTTTCACCCACAGATCGCCGTCAATATTGTCGGGAACGGCATTTTGAATTAG
- a CDS encoding transglycosylase domain-containing protein — MNPKRRPSSQKRSRWRIFGRVLLINIKWFSLAGVLGVLFAGGLISGYVAALVHDEPVRSRQLIYEKVNENALTSFVFFNDQVTPVGRMRMEEDRQLVDLKDVPQSIVDALISTEDSQFYEHQGVDLKGTARAVKQKLLNENRQTGGSTLTQQVARRVFLSLDKTDSRKVKEMLLALRMERFMSKDKILTAYLNKMPFGNGSAGYNLYGIKSASLGIFNVSDLHKLHIAQAAYLAGLPQLPSVYSAFDGKGKFDEEGFNKAIERQRVVLGRMLATGKITLTEYNEALQFDIKATLAPHREKSYNTFPYLMLETEREAARLLALQENPDLTTTEISKPEHAELLQNTREELQRSGYRIYTTINKKVYNDMRQIASNPQNFSPYSKQKGLEQIAAIMIDHKTGAILGMIEGRDFNTEQMNYATQMTRQPGSAMKPIAAYLPALEKGYTQPAGLIDDSQIVLKDGRKGYHIPKNYNRRYEGLMTAREALNRSINIPALRLFLYEVKIPNAWNFVRSLGITTIQPQDEHAQTGVLGGLSKGVSVKELTAAYGTIPNMGVYNEPHLISKITDADGKIVYEFKPQAKRVYSQQTAFLMTDMLKTVISDPRGTGKRMQNAFKSYGTIDIAGKTGTTQNFGDVWFMGYTPDVTLGVWAGYRQQVNTLSQEGHSRAQSVWALIMNEAVKDQPQLFKNKHFTQPEGVVKVTVSSLTGKLPGSYSRQSGQLVTDWFNQKYVPTEVGREQRIHSSTPAVPSKPDTKDKAAPEKQEPATDQKEILPEETVPSDPDTEIDTNGESNDLPPADSSQPSVENQQESPSEPETQNEAPENKPSEAIHTETPDQPKN; from the coding sequence ATGAACCCAAAACGTCGACCATCATCTCAAAAACGCAGCAGGTGGCGTATTTTTGGCAGAGTTTTGCTGATTAATATCAAGTGGTTCTCGCTTGCGGGCGTACTTGGGGTCCTATTTGCCGGAGGTCTTATATCCGGTTATGTGGCAGCGCTGGTTCATGATGAACCTGTACGATCACGTCAGTTGATATATGAAAAGGTAAATGAGAACGCTCTGACCAGCTTTGTATTTTTTAATGACCAGGTAACCCCGGTTGGACGAATGCGTATGGAGGAGGATCGGCAGCTCGTGGATCTGAAGGATGTTCCCCAATCCATTGTAGATGCCCTTATTTCAACAGAAGACAGCCAATTTTATGAGCATCAGGGTGTTGATCTAAAAGGGACGGCTCGCGCCGTCAAACAGAAGCTTCTGAACGAAAATCGCCAAACCGGCGGCAGCACACTGACACAGCAGGTAGCCCGGCGAGTTTTCCTCAGTCTGGATAAGACGGACAGCCGCAAGGTAAAGGAAATGCTGCTCGCACTGCGTATGGAACGTTTTATGAGCAAGGATAAAATATTAACAGCATACTTAAACAAAATGCCGTTTGGCAATGGCTCCGCAGGCTACAATTTGTATGGGATCAAGTCGGCTTCGTTAGGGATTTTTAATGTAAGTGATCTACATAAGCTTCATATTGCTCAAGCGGCTTATTTGGCCGGTCTTCCACAATTGCCATCTGTTTATTCGGCTTTTGACGGTAAAGGGAAGTTTGATGAAGAAGGCTTCAACAAAGCTATCGAGCGCCAGCGTGTCGTACTGGGAAGAATGCTGGCAACAGGTAAAATCACATTAACGGAATATAACGAGGCACTTCAATTTGATATTAAAGCTACTCTTGCACCACATCGTGAGAAAAGCTACAATACATTCCCTTATTTGATGCTGGAGACGGAGCGGGAGGCCGCTCGGTTGTTGGCACTCCAGGAAAATCCGGATCTTACAACAACTGAGATTTCCAAACCTGAGCATGCCGAACTCCTTCAAAATACACGGGAAGAGCTGCAACGGTCCGGTTATCGGATTTATACAACGATAAATAAGAAAGTTTATAACGATATGCGACAGATTGCATCCAATCCGCAAAACTTTTCTCCATACAGTAAGCAGAAGGGACTGGAACAGATTGCTGCCATCATGATTGATCATAAAACGGGGGCTATACTCGGTATGATCGAGGGAAGGGACTTTAATACTGAGCAAATGAACTATGCAACCCAGATGACACGTCAGCCCGGTTCTGCTATGAAGCCTATTGCAGCTTATTTGCCTGCTTTGGAAAAAGGCTACACTCAGCCTGCTGGTCTTATTGATGATTCGCAAATTGTATTGAAAGACGGACGTAAAGGCTATCATATCCCTAAAAATTATAACAGACGGTACGAAGGACTGATGACAGCCCGCGAAGCACTCAATCGGTCGATCAACATTCCTGCGCTGAGATTGTTTTTATATGAAGTGAAAATTCCAAACGCCTGGAATTTTGTGCGTTCCCTTGGGATTACAACGATTCAGCCGCAGGATGAACATGCTCAGACAGGTGTTCTGGGTGGGCTGAGTAAGGGCGTATCTGTCAAGGAACTGACAGCGGCATATGGTACGATTCCCAATATGGGTGTATACAATGAACCCCATTTGATCAGTAAAATTACGGATGCCGATGGCAAGATCGTATATGAATTCAAACCGCAGGCGAAGCGTGTATATTCCCAGCAAACCGCGTTTTTGATGACAGATATGCTCAAAACGGTTATATCGGACCCGAGAGGTACAGGCAAACGTATGCAAAATGCTTTTAAAAGCTATGGTACCATTGATATTGCTGGCAAGACCGGCACGACACAAAACTTTGGCGATGTATGGTTCATGGGCTATACTCCGGATGTAACGCTCGGCGTCTGGGCAGGTTACCGTCAACAGGTTAACACGCTATCTCAAGAAGGGCATTCCAGGGCACAATCGGTGTGGGCGCTTATCATGAACGAGGCGGTCAAGGATCAGCCCCAGCTTTTCAAAAATAAGCATTTTACACAGCCGGAAGGTGTTGTAAAAGTTACGGTCTCCAGCCTTACAGGTAAGCTGCCAGGAAGTTACTCCCGTCAATCCGGTCAACTCGTGACAGACTGGTTTAACCAAAAATACGTACCAACGGAAGTCGGGAGGGAGCAACGAATACATTCATCCACACCTGCCGTTCCGTCCAAACCAGATACAAAGGATAAAGCAGCTCCGGAGAAACAAGAACCTGCAACGGATCAGAAGGAGATTCTACCAGAAGAAACAGTACCTTCTGATCCTGACACGGAAATAGATACGAATGGTGAGAGTAATGATTTACCACCAGCAGATAGTTCGCAGCCATCTGTTGAAAATCAGCAGGAGTCTCCTTCTGAACCAGAAACCCAGAATGAAGCTCCAGAAAATAAACCCAGCGAAGCTATTCATACCGAAACACCTGATCAGCCGAAAAACTAA